The following are encoded in a window of Vigna unguiculata cultivar IT97K-499-35 chromosome 8, ASM411807v1, whole genome shotgun sequence genomic DNA:
- the LOC114195509 gene encoding tyrosine-protein kinase BAZ1B-like, which produces MTTKGTSLSEPNTECCMCGDLGFSDQLFQCKVCQFRSQHRYCSNLYPEAESVGTCNWCLSQREDTKEKSTNSSNSSSSIRNNDGESRIKRIKNGGTTNNSNNNGAKNIGSKKGVKGSGILHLQIQKPIKKPKSPESSRSPSASTSPQKSSPVLVSTRKRIVTTGALEERLRRTRSEDIANSSGATKQVFRNKVRRYKLLEEVSS; this is translated from the exons ATGACAACCAAAGGAACATCTCTCTCTGAACCCAATACAGAGTGTTGCATGTGTGGGGATCTTGGTTTCTCTGATCAGCTTTTTCAATGCAAAGTCTGCCAATTCAGATCTCAGCACAG ATACTGCAGCAATCTGTACCCCGAGGCAGAGTCTGTCGGAACCTGCAATTGGTGTTTGAGTCAGAGAGAGGACACGAAAGAGAAGTCAACCAATTCTTCGAATTCCTCCTCGTCAATTCGGAACAACGATGGTGAGAGCAGGATCAAGAGAATCAAGAATGGTGGCACCAccaacaacagcaacaacaacggTGCTAAAAACATTGGGTCCAAGAAGGGAGTTAAAGGGAGTGGAATCCTTCATCTCCAAATTCAGAAACCCATTAAGAAACCCAAGTCACCGGAGTCATCAAGATCACCGTCAGCATCCACATCACCGCAAAAATCTTCACCGGTTCTGGTTTCAACCCGCAAGAGAATCGTCACCACCGGTGCCTTGGAAGAGAGACTGAGGAGGACCAGGTCAGAAGATATCGCAAATTCGAGTGGTGCCACCAAACAGGTCTTCAGGAATAAGGTCAGAAGGTACAAGCTTTTGGAAGAAGTTTCTAGTTAA